The genomic interval GAGGGTCGTCGAGTGGCCGAGCCAGCTGCTGCCGCCGTACGTCGCCGAGGTCAGCCACCCGCTCTTCGCGTGGAAGCCGGCCTTCGCGAGGGCCGCGGTGCTCGTGTCGAGGGTCTTGTCGACGCCGGGCGCGATGCCCGGGTCCTCGACGGCGCTGCGTCCGTAGCTCTCGATGAAGGTGAAGATCATGTCCTTGCCGCGCAGGTCGGGCACCAGCTGGGCGCCCGGCGTGTTCCCGAAGGCGTCGGTCTTGGCCACCTTCTGGAACTCCGCCTCGTCCCGCACGGTGTACAGCACCCGTTTGGCCTGGAGCGCGGTGAGCGCGGCGGTGTGCTCGGAGGCCAGCGGGATGCCGAGGACCTGGAGGCCGAGGGCGGAACAGGTGACCCAGACGGTGGCGGCGAGGAGGGTGCCCCGGGTCGCGGCCCGGCGGTCCAGGACCAGCAGGCCGCTCAGCCGGACCGTCGCCAGCGCCATGACGGTCGGCACCAGGAGCACGAGGACGACCACGCCGATCACGGCTGCGACGGCCACCGCCCCGCCCATCGAGTCCGCCACGTACGACTGCGCGTCGTCGAGCAGCTCCCAGTCGAGGACGGGATTGAAGGGCCGCCCGAGGTAGTCGTTGAAGCCCATGTCGAGCAGGTTCAGGATCGTCATCACCCCGAGCGCCGCGCCGGACACCGCGGCCACCACCAGCCGCGGCCGACGCGGCAGCGCGAGCGTCACGGCCGCCCCGATGATCGCCTCGGCCGGAATCCGCACGAACGCCCGCGGGTGCAGGTAGACGATCTTGTTCGGCAGGAGCAAGGCGCCGAGGACGAGGAGGGCGGCGAGGATGTTCAGGGCCCAGCGCACGTTCCGTACGGCGGTGGGGTGGGCCTCCCGCCACCGGACGAACCTCGCGCGCTGGTCCTTGTCGGCCGCCTCGACCTCGGGTGACGTGCTCTCTGCAAGGGTCTCGGACACCCGAGGGTCCTTCCATACGGTCCTGGTGGAAGGCGGATCCGATATGGGGTCTCGGATCCGCCACAGTCCCGTACGGCCCACTTCGAGCCACAGTTCACCGGCCAGAGCAAACACCGGGCAAACGCCTGGCCAACAGGATTTCAGGGGCGCGGAGAACTGCCGCGACGACGGTCCGATCAGGCGCCGCCGACCGCCGTCAGCAAGGCAAGAGGGGCCGCCGCGGACCGCGACTCCCGCACACACGCGTGCGGATACGGCACCGGCTCGCCGTGGGTCTCCCGTCCGTATCCCGCCAGCACCTCCGGAAGCCGGTGCCCGGTCGCCGTCGCCGCGTCCACCAGGCCGTGCGCCACCGTGCGCGCCTCGTCGTGCAGTCCGTAGCGGGCGAGACCCAGCGTGATCAACGCGTTGTCGTGCGGCCACACCGAGCCCCGGTGGTAGGAGAGCGGGTGGTAGGCCGGCTGGCCGGAGGCCAGGGTGCGTACGCCCCAGCCGGAGAAGAAGTCCGGTTCCAGCAGGCGTCGGCCCACCAGCTCGCCGTACTCCTTGTCGAGCAGTCCGGACCAGAGCAGATGTCCGGCGTCGGAGGCCAGCGCGTCGACCTGGCCGCCCTCTCCGTCCAGTGCGAGGGCCGGGAAGGAGCGGTCCGGCATCCAGAAGTCCCGCTGGAAGCGGTCCCGTAGGTCCGCCGCGGCCTGTTCGAGGAGCGCCGCGTACGTCTCGTCCTCCCACACCGTGCGGGCGACCCACGCGGTCCGGCGCAGTGCGTCGTACGCGTACCCCTGGGCGCCCGCCGCCATCACCGGGCCGGTCGGGCGGGTCCCGTCGGCGCCGCAGATCGAGCCAGGGGAGTCCTTCCAGTTCTGGTTGGCGAGGCCGCCCTGGTCGGCGCGGTAGACGAGGTAGCCGCGCGAGGTGAGGCCGCCGTGGTCCAGCATCCAGCCGATCGCGGCGCGGGCGTGGGACTCCAGGCGCCGGGCCAGGGAGGCGTCCCCGGTCTGTTCCACGTAAGCGCCGAGCAGGACGAGGAACAGCGGGGTCGCGTCGACCGAACCGTAGTAGCGGCCGTACGGCACCTGCTCGAAGTGCGCGAGCTCCCCGTGGCGTACCTCGTGCACGATCTTGCCGGGCTGGGCCACGGAGGCCGCGCCGACCTCGGTGGCCTGGGTCGCGGCGAGCGCGGGCAGGGTCGCGGCGGCCAGCTGGGGGCGGTAGGGGAGAGCGAAGAGCGCGGTGAGGAGGGCGTCGCGGCCCAGGAGGGTGAGGAACCAGGGGGCTCCGGCGGCCGGGACGCGCAGGTCCTCGCCGTCCGGGCCGGTCGCCGGGACCTGGAGCGAGGCGAGGTCGGCGAGGCCGCGGGCGCAGGCGGCGGCCAGCTCCGGCCAGCCGGTCGGGAAGGCCACGCCCTCCACGAACTCGCCCTCCATCGCGAGGAGTTGACGGTTCAGGGCGGCCGGGGAGCTCGGTACCCGGCGGGTCCGCCGGTCGCCGTGCGGGCGGGCCATCACGCGCAGGGTCAGCTCGGCCGTGCCGTGCGGCTCCAGGTCGAGCGTCCAGACCAGCCGCCTGGCTCCGGTGCCCGTCTCCTCGACGCCGTCCGGGGCGGGGTCGGCCGTCACCGTCGTACAGGAACGCCATTCGCGGCGCTGGTAGCCGAACTCCACGCCGTCGTCGAGGACTTCACGGGTCCGGGTCGCGCCGGTCTTCGTGTAGGTGCGGTGGTCGGAGCGGAGTTCGAACTGGTCGGTGAAGTCGGCGTCCGCGGTGACCGCGAGCCGGACCGTCGTCGGCACCGGGCGGTTGCTGGTGATCCGGAGGGATTCGACGAACGAGCCGTCCCCCACCGCCTGTTCGCGGAAGAGGGTGTGCGCGGGGGGCTCCTGGCGGCCGCCGCGCGGGACGAGGACACAGCGCGCGGTGTCGCCGTCGGCCACCGGCGACAGGGCCTCCGGGACCGCGCCGTCGACCGTGAGCTGCCAGCGGCTCAGATGCCGGGCGTCCCGTACGAACAACCCGTCCGGGGAGCTGCCGGCCCCCCGGACGCCGCTGATGTCGCCGCCGTCACCCACGGCAGCGAACGTCCCGCCGTGCACGAGCAGATGATGCCGGTCCGTCATCGCCGGTTCCCTCCCTTGAGTTCCATGTCCGCCGTGACTGTGGTGTCGCCGTGCAGCAGGTCGAGTGCGAGCGCGGCGGTCCAGCTGAAGCCGGTCGCCCCGCAGGCCTCGCCGGTGTACGGGTCGACGTACTCCGCGAAGTCGGTCGCCCCGGCGAGTTCGAGGACCGACTGCCGCAGGGCGTCGGCCTGTTGGAGCTCCCCCTGCGTGCGCAGCCCTCGCTCCACGAGCCACGCCGTGTTGAACCAGGCCGGGCCGCGCCAGTAGCGGTGCGGGTCGAAGGCCTCGCCCAGGAGGTCGTAGCTGGGCAGCAGGCGGGTGGTGGTGCCGAGCCCGAAGTGGGGGCCGGACGCGGTCCGCAGGAGGGTCGAGACGATGGTCCGCGGGAGGCCGGGGAGGAGGAGCGGGATCAGTCCGGAGACACCGCGTTCGGGGATCAGGGTGCCGCGGCCGTCCGGGGCGGGGGCCCTGAGGTCCCGGCACAGGAACATCCCGCTCGCCGGGTCCCACAGCCGCTCCACCAGAGCCTCCGTGAGCCGCTCCGCGCGCGCGTGCCGGGCCGTGCCGGGGGCGCCCAGTTCGGCCGCGATCCGGGCCAGGGCGTGTTCGGAGGCGATGAGCAGGGCGTTGAAGGCGGGGTCCTCCACGGCGAACCCGCCGGTGCCATCGGCGTATCCGCCGTCCCGGTAGTCCGTCGCCAGCCGTACGTACCGTCCGTAGTCCAGGTCCGTCGGCCGGTCCTCGGCCGCCCCGTGGTCGAGGTCGGCGCGGCGGAAGGAGCGGGCCGGGGCCGGGGTGACACGGGCGAGCGGGAGGTCCCAGGCGGGGCTGTTGTCCATACCCTGTTCCCAGGGGTGCACGACCGACGCCAGGCCGCCGCCGCCCAGGTCCCGGCGGTGCAGGAGATAGCGGTGCCAGGCCGCCAGACGGGGGTACACCCGGGCGAGGAAGCCGCGCGCCCGGGAAAGACCGGGGTCGGCGCGGTGGACCAGCCACGCGGCCAGGGCGTGGACCGGTGGCTGCACGATGCCGGACGTCTGTACGGTGCGCGGGGCGCCCGCCGTGCGCCCCGCGGTGGAGGAGCGCCAGAAGTCGGGGCTCGGGAAGTAGGCGTCGAGCGGTACGGAGGGGTTGAAGACGATGTGCGGGACACGTCCGTCGCCCCACTGGGCCGCCAGCAGGGTCTCCAGCTCCGTCTGTGCCCGCAGCGGCGAGAGGTGGCGCAGGCCGATCGCGATGAACGCGGAGTCCCAGGACCACTGGTGCGGGTACAGACCGCGCGAGGGCACCGTGGAGGCGCCGGTCCAGTTGCCCTCCAGCACCTTCGCCGCCCTCACGTGCAGGGACGGCGGCGAACCCGGCGGATCGTATGCGATCGAGCGCTCCGCGGAAGGGCTGATGAGCTGGGCAGTGCGATCCACTCGGGGCTCCCCGAAAGACGTGTGGCTGACCGGTTCGGTCAGGGCTACCGTAGGGTTACGTCTATTTAACACGCAAAACTCAATATGTAATGC from Streptomyces sp. CC0208 carries:
- a CDS encoding glycogen debranching N-terminal domain-containing protein, which encodes MTDRHHLLVHGGTFAAVGDGGDISGVRGAGSSPDGLFVRDARHLSRWQLTVDGAVPEALSPVADGDTARCVLVPRGGRQEPPAHTLFREQAVGDGSFVESLRITSNRPVPTTVRLAVTADADFTDQFELRSDHRTYTKTGATRTREVLDDGVEFGYQRREWRSCTTVTADPAPDGVEETGTGARRLVWTLDLEPHGTAELTLRVMARPHGDRRTRRVPSSPAALNRQLLAMEGEFVEGVAFPTGWPELAAACARGLADLASLQVPATGPDGEDLRVPAAGAPWFLTLLGRDALLTALFALPYRPQLAAATLPALAATQATEVGAASVAQPGKIVHEVRHGELAHFEQVPYGRYYGSVDATPLFLVLLGAYVEQTGDASLARRLESHARAAIGWMLDHGGLTSRGYLVYRADQGGLANQNWKDSPGSICGADGTRPTGPVMAAGAQGYAYDALRRTAWVARTVWEDETYAALLEQAAADLRDRFQRDFWMPDRSFPALALDGEGGQVDALASDAGHLLWSGLLDKEYGELVGRRLLEPDFFSGWGVRTLASGQPAYHPLSYHRGSVWPHDNALITLGLARYGLHDEARTVAHGLVDAATATGHRLPEVLAGYGRETHGEPVPYPHACVRESRSAAAPLALLTAVGGA